The DNA region ttattatgctAGCCCATTTAGTCCACTCCCCTATccttgtagataatatcgtatcTTCAAAAAGTAGTAAGGAATAAGACTTACATGACTAGCAAGAATGAACTCAAAGATTATGAAAACGCCACGAATCCAGAATTTGCCAACACCCTTAAACCATTTTATAGGAGTGTCTTGGGTTATATGCTCACGCAATTGATAAATGCGTCCAACCCGGACCACGTATTGCAGCACAAGAAGAGAGTTCACCATCATTCTATAAGAACCCGGGAGCCTTATTATTTTTGTGAACGAGAGAATAACAACCTGTAAAAACCATAATGGATTCTTAAGCCAACAATTAAACGACAATGTTGAATCAATTAGGAATCAATATCGGTCCTAGTTAGTAGTAATTAATATAGTTCAGAAAGGGAAAGGTTGATCTCTGACTTGTGGAACAGGAGCAACAGCCAAAACAACAATTGGCAACCATTGCTTAATAATCCTCCAACGATTAAAACGATCCTCAAGAACATTCCAGATAATGTCATATGCGTAAAAGATATCTGTGAGGAATCGCAAATAAAGAGCCGTAACTTTCAACTTTCTGTCCAATCTGGTACACTTGATGTCTATGTTGACTATAGGAATGTATAAAAATAAAGGATCCACTGATACCGCAAACCCACAGATTAGTATCAACACAGCACTCCAAACTTGACAAAATTCCCCATTCGGATTTAAGAGTCTTCTAAATGTTGGTCCAAAACGCCACCTTTCCTTAATCGCTACTCTCCGTTGTATCCATTCTGCACGTTCTCTTCCAAAACGCCAGCTTTCCTTAATCCCTTCTCTCGGTTGTCTCCTTTCTGCCCATTCTCTTACAGGGGACGTAACACTAGAAACATCAAAGTTTACCAGCcaggaacaaaaacacaataAATTTCAATATTTCACTAATAACCCGAAGCAGTAAGCATAATATATTTGCATATTGGCAGTGATTTATTTGTGTATCTGGTTTACGAAACTAACCTCTTCGTCGGATTCAACTTTTCCAAAGGAATCGGGTTTGCACGCTCCCCTGTAGTTGCCGCAGGATTCGGATTTGCACTACTGGACAGAACACAAGAAACATCAAAGTTTACCAACcaggaacaaaaacacaataAATTTCAATATTTCACTAATAAACCTCAGCAGTAAGCATAATATATTTGCTTATGGCAGATTGATTTATTTGTATATCTGGTTTACGAAACTAACCTCGGACTTTCAATTATCCCTCTCTCAACGGAAATCGTTATCTCAGAGGAGCTTAGTGGATCCATGTATAACCCAAAGGAGCTTTCTCGACGTATACCTCAAGAGTTCTGCTGGTACAGTTGATACCTGCAAAGATGGAACAATATAGTTCATGAAAATTACGAACTACTACGTTCTAGGCCATGCATGACCAGTAATACCTCAAATCAACGCGGCCTCAGATTGGGAAGCGTTCTTAGAGTGGAAATTAGCAAACGAAGAGTCCCCttttaaagaaaacaagtaaTGAAGTCCAATCAAAATATTAAGTTTCGGAGAAATTTACCGCTTATAAATTTGTTCTTTCCGATTACAGTTATCtagtttaatattatttcaacCTGGCAACTATATCCTGGAAACCTACTAGcggaaaaattaagggaactttcatgaaaagaGTTTaaactaagtttattttaataaaaaattcatgctataactttatttaattaaaaagacttaaattttaatgaaaaacccgtgaattttaataaaaaggacaaaagaacttacattttaatgaaaaagacataattttaataaaaatgacaaaaaatctGACACGCGGACTCACggtacactgtttatgaaacttaccacactgtttatgaaatttactacactgtttatgaaaacttgcgatactgtttatgaaacttacgacactatttatgaaaatttaCTACAAAGAGTTCCTCAAGAACCATACAGCTTATTTAATCTCCCATGATTGCTGCATGAGATACCCAGTTGTTCCTCCCTTCTTTTCAGGGCCGTCTCTGAGATTTCAGGGCCCTGTGCCAAATTTATAAAAGAGGCTCTTCTTAagacaaccaaaaaaaaaaaaaattaattgaacaaagtattGATGCTAAAAAGCAATATTGAaacaaactttaaaactcaaactaaTCATCGGTTTCTAAATATCATTAAATGTAAAGAAAGGTACAAAAATAACCATATTATTAAATAATCAACAATTAGTTCAATCCTAAGAAACCaaataaacaaaactttaaaaagtCTAGCATTGAAGTTTCACTTAAAGATGCTTCTTCGTGCATTCTTTGCTGCAAAATCATCAATTAAACCTTCATAATCAATTTTGTGTAAAAAACCACTTTCAATCGATATCAAAGCAAGTCCATTTAACCTTTCCTGCAACATAGTTGATCGCAAGTATGATTTTAATAACTTTAACTTTGAGAAACTTCTTTCCACAGATGCAACGGTAACAAGTACAGTCAACCAAATTCTGTACGCAGTGCTTGCAGTCGCGCATCCTCTTCAAATAGTTCAATATGTCAATTGATGTCTTCATTTCTTTCGGCAAAGGCTCTtgtaaaagcttcaactctacaAATAATGCATCCCCATCAACATCAAAGAACTCACATTTCTTGAGAAAGTTTTGAAGGCGGTCACAACAATCTTTCAATTTATCATTGTCCATCGAATTCAACCTTTCTGAAATGAACAAAAACCCAAATATATCATCATATGCTTGATATTCTTCAAATCTTCTCTTCAATGAACCAATAGCTTGATCTATTATATATAAGAAGTAATGAACCCTAAAAGATTCATCCGCTGATTGTTCAGTTGATTAGGATGATTCGTCATCACTCTCATCAAAGTGTCTCTTTCTACGAACTTGACGCTTTTCCGGAAACACGGAATCAATTTCCATTTCAATAGCAAGTTTTTTAGCATTAATCATGTCCTCTGCAAACCCAGTTTCTCTATACTTTTCAAAATAAGCAATCAATCCCTGCACTTGTTCTATAGCAACATTAATACATATGTCTTTAGATTGCAAGTCTTTGCTAACCTCATTAATAGCAGCCAATACTTCGTACCAAATAGTCATGcccaataaaaattcaaaattcccAATTTCATTTGTTGCCAAAGATTTAGTTGCACCTCTTGTTACTAAGTTATTGTCACTTTCTGCTAGTTGGagtaaagttttttttatttgtacagGTTATGATTGAATTGTTTTAACACTCACAACATGGCTTTCCCATCGTGTGGCCAACAATGATTTGAGAGtcattcattttatattttctttcagAATCTGCCATCGTTTTGTAGAATTAGCGAACAAGCTATAAATACGTTGTACTGTTCCAAAAAAAGTCTTTAGTTTTGCCACAAGAGTTTGCCATATCACAAAGAGTTAAGTTGAGACTATGGCAACCGCATGGAGTATACATTGCCCTATGATTTATATCCAAAAGCCTCTTCTGTAAACCTTGGTGTCTCCCTTTCATATTTGATCCATTATCATATCCTTGCCCTCTCACATCATCAATATCAAGATCAAAAGCTTTTAATAGATTCTGTAACTCTtcaaacaatccttgtccagATGTGTTATTCACATTCAGATACTGCAAAAAATATTCTTCTACTTTTACTGGAGTACTATTCACATCCACACGTCTTAAGATCAAAGTCATCTGTTCTTGGTGGCTAATATTAGGAGTACAATCAAGTATCACAGTAAAATATTTagcttcttttattttctgaatGA from Malus domestica chromosome 01, GDT2T_hap1 includes:
- the LOC114826492 gene encoding uncharacterized protein; protein product: MTLILRRVDVNSTPVKVEEYFLQYLNVNNTSGQGLFEELQNLLKAFDLDIDDVRGQGYDNGSNMKGRHQDSERKYKMNDSQIIVGHTMGKPCLLAAINEVSKDLQSKDICINVAIEQVQGLIAYFEKYRETGFAEDMINAKKLAIEMEIDSVFPEKRQRRFEEYQAYDDIFGFLFISERLNSMDNDKLKDCCDRLQNFLKKCEFFDVDGDALFVELKLLQEPLPKEMKTSIDILNYLKRMRDCKHCVQNLVDCTCYRCICGKKFLKVKVIKIILAINYVAGKVKWTCFDID